A part of Gossypium hirsutum isolate 1008001.06 chromosome A07, Gossypium_hirsutum_v2.1, whole genome shotgun sequence genomic DNA contains:
- the LOC107955861 gene encoding uncharacterized protein: MLRILERVVGANAGFRGRGSVTERLRLNGAKIFRGITGVATSVAEYWMEATERIMDDLDFTDEQKLNGAMSLLRDESKYVEASYIDTRRREFPNLTQGDHSVAEYEADFLRLSRYARDMVATEYERCVRFENSLKDNLRVLIAPQRECEFAVLVYKAKITEEVKRAERQNSEKRKVKRDSGSSGTGMKPSKKARSDGPVRVGPIVAPAVVAICQLCNRRHPGECCRSTGACLRRGSTEHQVKDYLLRGNQMQAPATETA, encoded by the exons ATGCTGCGAATCCTGGAGAGGGTTGTTGGGGCTAATGCTGGATTTAGAGGCCGTGGGTCAGTTACGGAACGACTCCGGTTGAATGGGGCTAAGATATTTAGGGGCATTACTGGAGTTGCTACGAGTGTGGCCgagtattggatggaggccaCAGAGCGCATAATGGATGATTTGGATTTTACTGATGAGCAGAAGCTCAATGGTGCTATGTCTCTGCTTCGCGATGAG AGCAAGTATGTGGAGGCCAGTTATATCGATACTAGGAGGCGTGAGTTCCCGAATCTTACTCAAGGAGATCATtcggtggccgagtatgaggccgactTTCTGAGGCTGAGCCGTTATGCACGAGACatggtggcgactgagtatgAGCGCTGTGTTCGTTTTGAAAACAGCCTTAAGGATAATTTGAGGGTCCTaatagctccgcagagggagtgTGAGTTTGCCGTGTTGGTCTATAAGGCCAAGATTACGGAGGAGGTCAAGCGCGCTGAGCGCCAAAACAGTGAGAAAAGAAAGGTTAAGAGGGATTCTGGGTCTTCTGGTACTGGGATGAAGCCTAGTAAAAAGGCCAGATCTGATGGGCCCGTGAGAGTTGGGCCTATTGTTGCACCTGCTGTGGTGGCGATTTGTCAGCTTTGCAATAGACGCCATCCAGGCGAGTGTTGTAGGTCTACTGGAGCTTGTTTAAGGCGTGGGTCGACTGAGCATCAAGTTAAAGATTATCTACTGAGGGGTAACCAGATGCAAGCTCCAGCTACTGAGACTGCATAG
- the LOC107953079 gene encoding AUGMIN subunit 1, producing the protein MAEHRKDLEKKTKPILDTLRSYQDLPPDKALAALAIEDKKRQYAAAEKYLEDVLQSALATSD; encoded by the exons ATGGCCGAACACAGGAAGGACTTAGAGAAGAAGACCAAACCCATCTTAGATACTTTGAGGAGCTACCAGGACCTACCTCCG GATAAAGCTTTAGCTGCCTTAGCAATTGAGGACAAGAAAAGGCAGTATGCTGCTGCTGAAAAATACCTGGAAGATGTGTTGCAATCAGCCCTTGCTACGTCAGATTGA